DNA sequence from the Methanobacterium petrolearium genome:
GATATTCTCACCCATGGCATCTTCCTTCTCCACCTTCTTTTCATGGTGTACTTCACAAAAAAAAGATGTGTATGCATTTTTTAAGGAAAATCCATGTTTTTCTTCAGTAAATTCTGTGGCTGAAGGGTTATCTATGAGAGACTGGGTGAAAAGAAGTGGATCTCTGGATAGATTTACATGGAACTTTTTTTCCCGTTTTACATTGGCTATGGTGTGGGATCCTTCGTGGAGTCGGAGCACTACCTGATCCGGTCCTTTGCAGATAACACCCATAGGGGCGGCATTGGGAGTTCCATCTTCATTTCGTGTAGTTACAATGGCCTCATAATGAAGGCCTTTTTCCATGTTTAAGGAATATAGATCAACAGTCATTTATCTCACGATTAATAATTTTTTAGATTGATACAACGTTATCCATTCTGGAAATAAAAGAATATAATGTATTTATTTTTTAAACCCTATTACAAGAATCACCGGAGAAAAGGTCAAATATTTTCATCTGGTTTAATGGTCCTGGTTACCGTTGAATTTGACTATGGTGGTGGAAAGGTACTTTCCCTTCTTTGCAAATCCATCAAAAACTTTTTCATCTTCCATACTGCAATTTTGGACAGATACAACCGTTTTATCCCGGGGATCCTTATTTATGATTTCTTCCAGCATCTGGGAATGGCGGGAGGTCTTCATGATCACGGCAGTGTCTGCATGTTGCAGTAGTTCTTCCAGTCTCTGGTCCACCTTGGGCACCACCAGAATGATTTCATCCTTTTCGCCCAGGGTGATGCCGGCACTGGCAGCACATCCAGTGAATGAATTTATTCCCGGTATCATCTCCACAACATATCCCTGGTCGTCTATTATCCTGGCAACATATGAAAATGTGCTGTAAACTGATGGATCTCCCAGGGTGATGAAAGAAACATCCCGGCCTTCATCTAATTCATTTATAATTAACTCTGCAGCCCCGGCCCAGTAACTTTTCAGGGCTTTCTTATCCTCAATCATGGGGAACAGAGGTTCAATAGTTACATGTTCATCCTTACGTCCATCCAGAATTCCCCGGACAATGGAAAGTGCCACGCTTGGTTTGTTCTGGGACGATTTGGGGGCACAAATTACCGGAACGCGTTCCAATGTCTTCACAGCCTTAACTGTAAGTAATTCAGGGTCTCCAGGACCCACACCAACACCTATGAGTTTACCTCTATTCATATTCATGATGAAACACCAATTTAAACTAACAATAACTGGTCTTCTATTTTATGTAATCATAATATAAGGGTATTTATCCTGGTTCTTTGAACTATTAAAAATAAAGAAGGTTATTGATTATTTATTTATAATTTGAAGTTATGCCAAAACCCCTAACAATGCTGTGTGGATTAATTACATGTTATTAGACTGTTTTCGGACCTAATACTGTGTTTAAATTATTTTAACGCATGATTTACTGTTTCTTTTAGTTCTGGAACCCCCTCTAAATCACTTCCCATACAATATCCCACTCCACATCAAAATACTGGTGAATAAGTTTATCTCTCATTCCTGCGATTTCTTTCCATTCTATCTTGGAATTATCCGTCTTGAAATCATCAGATAAATTTTTAACTGCTTCACCAATAATTTCAAGACTTCTTACTGTTCCTCGTTGTAACAGTGGATCACTTAAAAGATCTTCCTTGGTATTTGTTGAGAATTGAACCCCAATAAAATAGGTTCATCTTTAATATGTTCCAGAAGGGCAGTATCCTTATTCACACCAGATCACCTCTTTTTCCACAGTAGGGCGCATATAAGGACTTAATGCATTATTAGTGACCAGATGAACTTCCTTGTCAAAAAGTTCTTCTAGATAGAAGACCAGGCCCATGAAATTATGGAGAGTGGGTTTATCAAATTCAACCAGAATATCAATGTCACTGGAAGTTGTTTCTTCTCCTCTGACGTAGGAACCAAAAACTCCTATTTTAGCAACACTGTATCTTTCTTTTATTTCACTCTCATGTTCCTTGATTACGTCCAGAACCCTCATTAAAGCACCATATAACCTTTATATCTCTGGAATTATTTATTGGAGGGTGATTGATATTAAGTTTTGGTAAACTCATTTCTCACTGGAACTTCTACTGGGGGAGTTGTGATCCAGATTTCGTTGAATTAATGTTGGTTGGTGTGCTGCTATCATGTCGTGACATTTTATCAGGATTAATGAGGATAAAAATGTTTTGTAGGCTGCTTTCATAAGCCCACTGGAGTAAAGGAGGGTTCCGTTGGTGTCGGTTTTGTCTTTTTGGCCTAGCCAGTATTGTAGGATTTCATTTGTGACTTTAGTGGTGGCAATGGCAAAGCTTCTAGCACCATCATATCCTGCTGGCTCACCAATCAGTTGTGTAATGTTGGTAATTGGATCTGTTGAGAGTAAAGTGTACCCATTGTCATTTTATTGATTGGAAGATAGTTTGAGTGGTTTCGTTAATCACTTGATTGCCTATTGTAGTATCCGGCCCGTAAACTGCAATTACGTATATTCCATTGTTAATTTTAAAGTACATTTCGCTAGAAACTAGTCTACCTGCTGTGTATTCATAACTGTATGTCAACTTCTCCACAAAAACACCATTCGGATTAGTTTCGTTGGTTGGAGATAATAATTTACATGTAGAATCATTTTTAACCCTTAAAATGGTTCTATCTTTCATTTCCGAAGTGGAAGTTGTGCTAATATTCTTAAAAACCATCATGTTTTGTACTTTTAATGGAGCAGTATTTTCAAAATAAGCGATTAATTCTAAGGGAAAACTAGAATTTGTATCATTACTAGAATAATCTGCATTTTCAAAATCAGTAGGATAATTAAAACTTATATAAGCATCAGAAAATGTTTTAGTAGAATTATTAAAAAAACTAATGAACACATTGGAAACTAAAAGAATTAAAATGATTATCCCTATAACCATAGCTAAATTATTTTTATTGTTCATAGTGCCATCTCATATTATTATACTCTTATTATCTTAGTTGCACTTGTATCTGGAGTCTTTGGAGCCCCTTCTTCCTTATCAAGGAAGAACATGGAAAACTATTTGTAAAAAAACCAAGTGCAAATTCTTGACAACCGGGCACGGCCAACAATGCAACGCCAGTGCCAAAGTACAAAGCAGCTTGTTGATTTTTATCTTTAAGTGTTTCCTGAAGACTTATTATTATTCCTGATATAAATCCCTTAAAACATCCCTAAATTGGCTTGGTTCGGAATAATTCTGATGTTGCTTATTAATCACTGCATCTACTTCTTTTAGTGTTAACCAGCCATCTGTCCCTGCAGCTCTATTAAAATTTTCCAATGTGTTCTTGCTTTTTCCTGTTTTAAGATCAACATAAATGTACTTAAATGTCTTATCTGTACCATTTTCAAATTCAGTTACAACAGGTACTTTCCAGACTTCTTTACCATTCATAGTTATTTTCTGAGGTTTACGGCATGGATTACCCATTGATTGAATTTGAGCGATGTAACTTGCTTTCAATTCATCCAATGACCTCCATTCATCATCATCTTTTTTGCTCATTAATGTTTTTGCATCAATGGTAACGGTCCAGTAA
Encoded proteins:
- a CDS encoding DUF447 domain-containing protein, which gives rise to MTVDLYSLNMEKGLHYEAIVTTRNEDGTPNAAPMGVICKGPDQVVLRLHEGSHTIANVKREKKFHVNLSRDPLLFTQSLIDNPSATEFTEEKHGFSLKNAYTSFFCEVHHEKKVEKEDAMGENITIMFHSQVQDIKRNRKEYEPLSRAICGVLEALVNLSRVQRVPAEKKQEYADRLKEISRVVNHVGGPKHKQAMELVRKEFEIRIK
- the cobI gene encoding precorrin-2 C(20)-methyltransferase; the protein is MNMNRGKLIGVGVGPGDPELLTVKAVKTLERVPVICAPKSSQNKPSVALSIVRGILDGRKDEHVTIEPLFPMIEDKKALKSYWAGAAELIINELDEGRDVSFITLGDPSVYSTFSYVARIIDDQGYVVEMIPGINSFTGCAASAGITLGEKDEIILVVPKVDQRLEELLQHADTAVIMKTSRHSQMLEEIINKDPRDKTVVSVQNCSMEDEKVFDGFAKKGKYLSTTIVKFNGNQDH
- a CDS encoding HepT-like ribonuclease domain-containing protein produces the protein MGVQFSTNTKEDLLSDPLLQRGTVRSLEIIGEAVKNLSDDFKTDNSKIEWKEIAGMRDKLIHQYFDVEWDIVWEVI
- a CDS encoding nucleotidyltransferase family protein; translation: MRVLDVIKEHESEIKERYSVAKIGVFGSYVRGEETTSSDIDILVEFDKPTLHNFMGLVFYLEELFDKEVHLVTNNALSPYMRPTVEKEVIWCE